Proteins encoded by one window of uncultured Celeribacter sp.:
- a CDS encoding uracil-DNA glycosylase — METQIDYWEAHALLEWQIELGAAEAISEMPVNRYEIPEKAPKPAAEAAKAPQVIVPEKKEDASEIALKLAQSAGSLEALREALDGFELCDLKRGARNLVFSDGNPKARVMIIGEAPGRDEDIQGKPFVGRSGQLLDKMFAAIGLDRTSPDAEHALYITNPIPWRPPENRDPTPAEIAMLKPFLIRHIELADPDVIVLMGNWACTALLGRAGITRLRGNWQTVLGKPAMPMTHPAYLLRTPMAKREAWADLLEIQAKLKS, encoded by the coding sequence ATGGAGACTCAGATCGACTATTGGGAAGCGCACGCTCTTTTGGAGTGGCAGATCGAGCTTGGCGCAGCCGAGGCGATCTCCGAGATGCCTGTCAATCGGTATGAGATCCCTGAGAAAGCGCCGAAACCTGCGGCGGAGGCGGCAAAGGCCCCGCAGGTCATCGTGCCTGAGAAAAAGGAAGACGCCTCAGAGATCGCGTTGAAACTGGCGCAATCGGCGGGGAGTCTGGAGGCGCTGCGCGAGGCTTTGGACGGCTTCGAGCTTTGCGATCTCAAACGCGGCGCGCGCAATCTGGTGTTCTCTGACGGCAATCCCAAGGCCCGCGTGATGATCATCGGCGAAGCGCCGGGGCGGGACGAGGACATTCAGGGCAAGCCCTTTGTCGGGCGCTCCGGGCAGTTGCTGGACAAGATGTTCGCGGCCATCGGTTTGGATCGGACCTCGCCCGATGCAGAACACGCGCTTTATATCACCAATCCGATCCCCTGGCGTCCGCCCGAAAACCGCGACCCGACGCCCGCCGAGATCGCGATGCTGAAACCGTTTTTGATCCGCCATATCGAGTTGGCCGACCCGGATGTGATCGTGCTCATGGGCAATTGGGCCTGCACTGCTTTGCTGGGCCGTGCGGGGATCACGCGGCTCAGAGGCAATTGGCAAACGGTGCTGGGTAAACCCGCCATGCCGATGACCCATCCGGCCTATCTCTTGCGCACGCCCATGGCGAAACGAGAGGCCTGGGCCGATCTTTTGGAGATTCAGGCCAAGCTGAAATCAT